The stretch of DNA CCTCCACCCACTCCGCCCGCGGGGTCGCGCGTACCCCGGTGGGACGGAACAGGCGCACATGGGCGGCGGCCGCAGCAGGCGCCGGGTCCTCGAGCAGGCCGTGCGGTGTCAGGGACACGCCCTGCAGTGTATACGAACTAATGTTCGCATGTCAACCGGTCCACAGCGAAAAGGTCGTGGTGGCCGGTGGAGCCCCGCGGGCGCGACAGGGCCCTTGAGCCCCGGTGCCGTCAGGCAGGCGGGCGGCCGGCGTGGAGCCGGCGCAGCACGAAGATCTGGGCCGCGTGGTAGCTGTCGTGGGTGGCCACGTCCACCACGAGATCGATCAGCAGCGCCCGGCCGGATGGCGACCACCACGCGTTGCCTACCGGGTCCAGCAGGCGCGCCGCCGTCAGCATCCGCAACTGGGCCATCAGGCGCCCGTGGGCGGCGGCCAGCTCCGCCAGGGCGGCGGCCAGGCCCGCGGCGGTCGGTTCCACCTGCCGCCAGTCCTGGGTCTCCTCATAGGCCCACTCCGCTCCGGACAGACGCGCGGCCACCGCGTCCTTCCAGTAGGCCATGTGCAGGATGATCTCGGCGATCGTGTGCTGGTCCGGGTGCGGCCGCCAGTGGGCCTCCTGCGGGCCGAGGTCGGCCACCGCCGCCTGCACGCCCCGTCCGGCCCAGTTGCCGGCCCGGTAGGTCTGGTCGCACCTGTCGACAACCCACGAGACGATGTGGTCCACCCGCTCCACCCC from Armatimonadota bacterium encodes:
- a CDS encoding DinB family protein, with the translated sequence MDHIVSWVVDRCDQTYRAGNWAGRGVQAAVADLGPQEAHWRPHPDQHTIAEIILHMAYWKDAVAARLSGAEWAYEETQDWRQVEPTAAGLAAALAELAAAHGRLMAQLRMLTAARLLDPVGNAWWSPSGRALLIDLVVDVATHDSYHAAQIFVLRRLHAGRPPA